The proteins below are encoded in one region of Bacteroides uniformis:
- a CDS encoding NAD(P)H-hydrate dehydratase produces the protein MKIFPTTSIKQLDADTIENEPIASIDLMERASRALARAIAERWEPDTPLTVFAGPGNNGGDALALARLLAGKGYRLEVYLFNTKGTLSPDCETNKERLADVPGVDFHEVTTQFVPPVLTADHVVIDGLFGSGLNKALSGGFAAVVKYINASPATVVSIDIPSGLMGEDNTYNVHTNIVRAHLTLSLQLPKLAFLFAENEPYVGEWQLLDIGLSEDVIHDMETDFCLLEHEDVSALLKPRSRFAHKGNFGRALLIAGSQGMAGASVLAARACLRSGVGLLTVHVPFCNNFIVQTSVPEAMTELDISDTCFAAATDTDDYQAVAIGPGLGKAAETEAALLEQIEICQTPMVVDADALNLLGEKRNYIGRLPKGSILTPHPKELERLVGKCQNSYERLMKARELAKSAGVHIILKGAYSAIVTPAGKCFFNPTGNPGMATGGSGDVLTGVVLALLAQGYEPEKAACLATYVHGLAGDVACKKQGAVGMTVGDIVACLPLAWKMLEE, from the coding sequence ATGAAGATATTTCCTACTACAAGCATCAAGCAACTGGATGCAGATACCATAGAGAATGAACCGATTGCCTCCATCGACTTGATGGAACGTGCCTCACGCGCATTGGCCCGTGCCATTGCCGAGCGTTGGGAGCCGGACACGCCGCTCACCGTTTTTGCCGGACCGGGGAACAACGGTGGCGATGCGCTTGCCCTGGCGCGACTGCTGGCCGGGAAGGGCTACCGGCTCGAGGTGTATCTCTTCAATACGAAAGGGACGCTTTCGCCGGACTGCGAGACGAACAAGGAGCGGCTGGCCGACGTGCCGGGTGTGGACTTCCACGAAGTGACCACCCAGTTTGTACCTCCCGTGCTGACGGCAGACCATGTGGTGATAGACGGTCTCTTCGGCAGCGGTTTGAACAAGGCTCTGAGCGGCGGTTTTGCAGCCGTAGTGAAGTACATCAACGCTTCGCCCGCCACGGTGGTGTCCATCGATATCCCATCGGGACTGATGGGTGAGGACAATACCTACAACGTACATACGAATATCGTCCGTGCCCATCTGACGCTGAGCCTGCAATTGCCGAAACTGGCATTTCTCTTTGCCGAGAACGAGCCGTATGTGGGCGAATGGCAGTTACTGGACATCGGACTCAGCGAGGATGTCATCCATGACATGGAAACGGACTTCTGCCTGCTGGAGCATGAAGATGTGTCTGCCCTGCTGAAGCCGCGCAGCCGGTTTGCCCATAAGGGGAACTTCGGCCGTGCACTGCTGATAGCCGGTTCGCAGGGAATGGCGGGAGCTTCGGTGCTGGCTGCGCGTGCTTGTCTGCGTTCGGGGGTGGGGCTGCTGACGGTGCATGTGCCGTTCTGCAACAACTTCATTGTGCAGACTTCCGTGCCCGAAGCCATGACGGAGCTGGACATCAGCGACACCTGCTTTGCCGCCGCTACTGATACGGACGATTACCAGGCCGTGGCGATAGGTCCGGGACTGGGAAAGGCGGCAGAGACCGAGGCGGCTCTGCTGGAGCAGATAGAGATATGCCAGACTCCGATGGTGGTGGATGCTGATGCCCTGAACTTGCTGGGCGAGAAGCGTAACTATATAGGGCGTCTGCCCAAAGGGAGTATTCTGACTCCGCACCCCAAGGAACTGGAGCGTCTTGTAGGCAAATGCCAGAATTCGTACGAACGCCTGATGAAGGCTCGCGAGCTGGCGAAGAGCGCCGGAGTGCATATCATCTTGAAAGGCGCTTATTCTGCCATTGTCACTCCTGCCGGGAAATGTTTTTTCAACCCTACCGGCAATCCGGGTATGGCAACGGGAGGCAGCGGTGATGTGCTGACGGGAGTGGTGCTTGCCTTGCTTGCCCAAGGCTATGAGCCGGAGAAGGCTGCCTGCCTGGCCACGTATGTGCACGGACTGGCGGGAGATGTTGCCTGCAAGAAGCAGGGGGCAGTGGGGATGACGGTGGGGGATATAGTTGCCTGCCTGCCGCTAGCGTGGAAGATGCTGGAAGAATAA
- a CDS encoding YdeI/OmpD-associated family protein has product MSTEIRYFENRKDWRKWLADNFDTADGVWFVFPTKSSSEKSIVYNDAVEEALCFGWIDSTIKSLDKEHKIQRFTPRNPKSTYSQANKERLKWLLEHKMIHLEFEDKIRTVLSVPFVFPNDIIDRLKEDERIWKNYQSFSDPYKRIRIAYIEAARKRPEEFERRLNNFICKTKENKIIIGFGGIEKYY; this is encoded by the coding sequence ATGTCAACAGAAATAAGATATTTTGAAAACAGAAAAGATTGGCGGAAGTGGCTGGCTGACAATTTTGATACTGCCGATGGAGTCTGGTTTGTGTTTCCTACTAAATCTTCAAGCGAGAAAAGTATTGTATATAATGACGCTGTTGAAGAGGCCCTTTGTTTCGGGTGGATTGACAGCACGATAAAGTCACTTGACAAAGAACATAAAATTCAGCGTTTCACGCCCAGGAATCCTAAAAGTACCTATTCGCAAGCCAACAAAGAAAGGTTGAAATGGTTGCTGGAGCATAAAATGATACATCTTGAATTTGAGGATAAAATACGAACTGTCTTGTCGGTTCCTTTTGTTTTTCCAAATGATATAATCGACAGATTGAAAGAGGATGAAAGAATATGGAAGAATTATCAGAGTTTCTCTGACCCCTATAAACGTATCCGAATCGCATACATTGAAGCGGCGAGGAAACGACCGGAAGAATTTGAAAGGCGATTAAATAACTTTATCTGTAAAACGAAAGAGAACAAAATAATAATAGGGTTTGGCGGGATTGAAAAATACTATTAA
- a CDS encoding DUF5715 family protein yields the protein MRYSSRILPILIIVAAAATFTFAGCKKKDMSLKLNEPRNIRGVVSYKRSFGDLNEKHLNVAQAIGIRVLSSREEAEKMREQLQPITTNELYAVDSLTHSIPYLIPGAASLLDTIGHNFLDSLTAKGLNPNKIIVTSVLRTQDDVKRLRRRNGNASPNSAHFYGTTFDVSWKRFQKIEDEDGRPLQDVSADTLKLVLSEVLRDLRKADKCYIKYELKQGCFHITTREK from the coding sequence ATGAGATATTCTTCCAGAATCCTACCTATACTGATAATTGTCGCAGCTGCCGCAACATTCACCTTTGCCGGCTGTAAGAAGAAGGACATGTCGCTCAAGTTGAACGAACCGCGCAACATTCGGGGTGTTGTCAGCTACAAGCGCTCGTTCGGAGACTTGAATGAGAAACATCTCAATGTAGCCCAAGCCATCGGCATACGTGTACTTTCATCCCGCGAGGAAGCAGAAAAGATGAGAGAGCAACTGCAACCTATCACGACAAACGAGCTCTATGCCGTGGATTCACTGACGCATTCCATCCCTTATCTCATTCCGGGCGCCGCCAGCCTGCTGGACACCATCGGACACAACTTCCTTGATTCACTGACCGCCAAGGGGCTGAATCCAAACAAGATAATTGTGACTTCCGTACTCCGCACCCAAGACGACGTAAAACGCCTGCGCCGCCGTAACGGCAATGCTTCTCCAAACTCGGCACATTTTTACGGAACGACATTCGATGTCAGTTGGAAGCGCTTTCAGAAAATAGAAGACGAGGATGGACGTCCTTTGCAGGATGTCAGCGCAGATACCTTAAAACTGGTTCTTTCGGAAGTGCTCCGTGACCTGCGGAAAGCCGATAAATGCTACATCAAGTACGAGTTGAAGCAAGGATGCTTCCACATTACGACAAGAGAGAAATAA
- the truA gene encoding tRNA pseudouridine(38-40) synthase TruA, which produces MQRYFIYLAYDGTAYHGWQIQPNGASVQECLMKALSTLLRREVEVVGAGRTDAGVHASLMVAHFDSDSPLDTVFMTDKLNRLLPPDISVYRLRAVKPDAHARFDATARMYKYYVTTAKMPFNRQYRCRLFQTPDFERMNEAAQTLFDYTDFTSFSKLHTDVKTNNCKIMHAAWTRVDDVTWVFTIQADRFLRNMVRAIVGTLLEVGRGKLSVESFRRVIEQKDRCQAGTSVPGNALFLVDVAYPETTFLE; this is translated from the coding sequence GTGCAACGATATTTTATATACCTGGCTTATGATGGCACCGCTTATCACGGCTGGCAAATCCAGCCGAATGGAGCGAGTGTGCAGGAGTGTTTGATGAAGGCGCTGAGTACCTTGCTGCGTCGCGAGGTGGAAGTCGTGGGAGCGGGGCGTACCGATGCCGGGGTGCATGCCTCACTGATGGTAGCTCACTTTGACAGTGATTCTCCTCTGGACACTGTTTTTATGACGGATAAGCTGAATCGTCTGCTTCCTCCCGATATTTCCGTATACCGCTTGCGGGCCGTGAAGCCCGATGCACATGCCCGCTTTGATGCTACGGCGCGGATGTATAAGTATTACGTCACTACTGCCAAGATGCCTTTCAATCGTCAATACCGTTGCCGTCTGTTCCAAACACCGGACTTTGAACGGATGAATGAGGCTGCCCAAACCTTGTTTGACTATACGGACTTTACCAGCTTCAGCAAACTTCATACGGATGTCAAAACCAATAATTGCAAGATTATGCATGCCGCCTGGACCCGGGTAGACGATGTGACCTGGGTGTTCACCATCCAGGCCGACCGGTTCCTGCGGAACATGGTACGCGCCATTGTCGGTACTTTGCTCGAAGTGGGTCGCGGAAAACTTTCTGTTGAGAGTTTCCGACGCGTCATCGAACAGAAGGACCGTTGTCAGGCAGGAACCTCCGTTCCCGGAAATGCATTGTTTCTAGTGGATGTAGCCTATCCGGAAACTACTTTTTTAGAATAA
- a CDS encoding DMT family transporter yields the protein MWLLLAFLSAALLGFYDVFKKKSLRDNAVLPVLFLNTLFSSLIFLPFILVSAFAPSVLGGTMFDVPVVGWEVHKFIVVKSFIVLSSWIFGYFGMKHLPLTIVGPINATRPVMVLVGAMLVFGERLNLYQWIGVMLAIVSFFMLSRSGKKEGIDFKHNKWILFIVLAAVAGAVSGLYDKYLMKQLNPMLVQSWYNVYQVFIMCPIILLLWYPKRKESTPFRWDWTIICISIFLCAADFVYFYALSYEDSMISIVSMVRRGSVVVSFLFGALFFREKNLKSKAVDLILVLIGMFFLYLGSK from the coding sequence ATGTGGTTATTGCTTGCTTTCCTCTCTGCTGCCTTATTGGGATTTTACGATGTCTTCAAGAAGAAGTCGCTTCGTGACAATGCCGTACTGCCGGTACTTTTCCTGAACACGCTGTTCTCGAGCCTGATATTTCTTCCTTTCATTCTGGTATCTGCCTTTGCGCCGTCGGTGTTGGGAGGTACGATGTTTGATGTTCCCGTGGTGGGGTGGGAGGTGCATAAGTTTATTGTTGTCAAGTCGTTTATCGTGCTCTCTTCCTGGATATTCGGTTATTTCGGGATGAAGCATCTGCCGCTGACCATCGTGGGACCGATTAATGCGACGCGCCCCGTGATGGTGCTTGTAGGTGCCATGCTTGTGTTTGGCGAACGCTTGAACCTTTATCAATGGATTGGCGTGATGCTTGCCATAGTATCCTTTTTCATGCTGAGCCGTTCGGGCAAGAAGGAGGGAATCGACTTCAAGCATAACAAATGGATTCTTTTCATCGTGCTGGCTGCCGTTGCTGGAGCTGTCAGTGGGCTGTATGACAAATATCTGATGAAGCAGCTCAATCCGATGCTGGTGCAGTCGTGGTATAATGTCTACCAAGTCTTTATCATGTGCCCCATTATCTTGCTGTTGTGGTACCCCAAGCGAAAAGAAAGTACCCCGTTTCGTTGGGACTGGACCATTATCTGTATCTCCATTTTCCTTTGTGCGGCAGACTTTGTCTATTTTTATGCCCTGAGCTATGAGGACTCCATGATTTCCATCGTTTCGATGGTGCGTCGTGGAAGCGTTGTTGTTTCCTTCCTTTTCGGTGCGCTTTTCTTCCGTGAAAAGAATTTAAAAAGCAAGGCTGTCGACCTCATTTTGGTGTTGATTGGAATGTTCTTCCTATATTTGGGGAGTAAATAA
- a CDS encoding GAF domain-containing protein yields the protein MAEDLYINAGSKTEKYRALLPQLKNLLAGEDDLIANLANVSAALKETFHFFWVGFYLVKGEELVLGPFQGPIACTRIRKGRGVCGTAWDRAETLVVPDVDAFPGHIACSSLSRSEIVVPLKREDGEVWGVLDIDSDDLGGFDETDARFLEEMIKML from the coding sequence ATGGCAGAAGACCTATATATAAATGCTGGTAGCAAGACAGAGAAATATCGCGCTTTGCTTCCTCAACTGAAAAATCTGCTGGCAGGTGAAGATGACTTGATAGCCAATCTGGCGAATGTTTCGGCGGCGCTGAAAGAGACTTTCCATTTCTTTTGGGTAGGCTTCTATTTGGTGAAGGGTGAAGAATTGGTGTTAGGACCTTTCCAGGGACCGATAGCTTGTACGCGCATCAGGAAAGGCCGTGGTGTTTGCGGCACGGCATGGGATAGAGCCGAGACGTTGGTTGTGCCCGATGTGGATGCATTTCCCGGACATATAGCCTGCAGCTCGCTGTCGCGTTCGGAGATCGTGGTTCCGCTGAAGCGTGAGGACGGTGAAGTGTGGGGAGTATTGGATATTGACAGTGACGATTTGGGCGGTTTTGATGAAACAGA